ATGCTCATAAGATAAAGCAACATTTTGGTTAATAAATACGAATACTGTTTCCGGTTGCGAAAGTTTAACTTTATTAAGTTCTACGTAAAGTTTATCTGTAGCAATTAACCAATAAAGTACATCAGGGTTTATTTCTTCATTTTTTAACAGTTCTGTCAGGGTCATTCCTAGATGATTGTTTACTGTGTTTACAATCAAACTTTGCTCGGTTTCGTCTATAATTTCTGATGAGTATCCGAAATAATCTAACAGCCAAATTAGATTTTGTTGGAAGTTCCAATTAATTAGAGCATCTGACCATACATGAAAGTCCAAACCATGACCATGAGCGTATTCTTCACCTGGGGGACAATGCCATTTGCCATCTGAGTTTTTGCAATAGCGATTTGGATTCAATTCGTTCAGCTTGTTAAGTTCAAGTTCTGTTTTGCATTCCTCCCAAAAAGCTGAATCTGTCCGAATTATAAAGAAATCGGGTGTATACTGGTGTCTATTTTTTCGCCCGCTTTTGCTTTGATAGACTAATTCTATTGCTGGCGGTTGGTCGTAATATTCGAGTACGCATGGGTCATGTTCTAGTTCATAAATACGTGCTAATTCGTTATGATGGCTCTCGAATTGAATAGTACATCCCATTTTTCGACTGGGGTAACTGCCACAAACGTTTTTCCTTGCCCCTGTTACTCGACGAGATGGATTGCTGCTGCGAATCTCCTCAATGATTGCCTGCCCTGCTTGACTGAGGTCTTGTTGACGGCACCAGTTGTTAAACTCAAGGTTGTCAAGCATAATTCTTGGTTAGGAGAGAGTGTTGCGATCATTAATCTCTCCTACTCTTTATCTCAGCACAAGGCTGTATATTTATGAACAAAGTGTTGAAAATGTTTGCTCAACTTATACTTTCTCAATCATATTTTTGCTCAACTTATGCTTTCAAAACTCCTATATTTATTTTTTCCTTCTAACATGGTTAATACGGTTTCAAGCAATCTGTTGCTCAACTTATGCTTTCAAAGTTGCTCATTTTATCCTTACAGTGACAATTATTTTGTGACTTTAGCCATAAGTTGTCAAAATCAGACAAATTATGCCTTGTAATCAAGTCGGACAACTTATGCTTGGATTTTTGGGTTGAAGGAAAATAAAGTAGAGCTGTTGTTATCTTGTTGCTTGCCTTACTGAATTTCGAGCAAGTTTAAACCCTCGACAGGAGATAAACTAAGCTTGTAACACCATCTCAAAAACTTGTATAAAGTAGGCAATGTTCGTTTAGGGGTAACTTTTGTTTCTCTGATGAGGGGATTTGTGTGGAGTGAGGGAGTAGCAGCAAGCAGATTTCCAAGAGCTTGAGCAATCCACAAATCCCGATCAAATTTGCGCCCTTTGCTTCGGCTATGACTCGGTAGGTCAAGATTGCGCCCAAGCCAAGCATCACACTCGTGACAGTAGCCGTTTAGTTTCTGAGGTTGGAAAAAAGGTTGGGTATGACCGTAGCACAAACAGTATATTTGTAAATAGCGTTGATGGTATGGGCAGACAGTTACAGGCTCTAACGCCCATAACAGAGGTTGATATACAGGGGTATTAGCATCACGCCAATCTTGGTAACAACCTGCACACCAACGCTGCTGTGTATGGAAGATGTGGTTAAATGAAAGTCGCCAAGTTTTCCAAGGCAACAAAGTTAAATAGCTGATATCTTTGCGACCAGTTAAGATTTCTAGTACATTAACAACCTTAGAAACATGCTGTGTTTGGGAAAGCCAAAATTGGGCAGTTGGTTGCTGCAAAATGGCTAGTTCTTTTCGCAATCTAACTACAACTAGCTCGATAGCATCTTTTTTGGATAATCCTGGAGGCTGCTCGTTAAGAAAAAATAAAGGAGCAATGTAATAGCGAATCAAGCCCCCAACTGTAATTCCATGTGCATCAGCCAAGCGAATTAAGTAGCTACTCAAGCTCTCGACAATTGCTGTGCCGACACCAACTGGTGGTAGAGAGAAAAGACGGCTACGCTCAGGTAGTATGGGTTGCTCTAATTCCCATGATTGATACAATTTCAAGTTCTCAACAGGCATTGTGTCCACCACCGACAGGACGACGCTGTGGCAGAGGCTGACCGACCGCAGCGTGACGACGAGTTTGTTTAGCAGATGTCTGCAATGTTTTTGGAGTCACATCAGTTGCGACTTCTAATCCCAAAGCAGCCCGCAGAGCGTTGGTATCCCTACGGCTATTAAGTTGTTCCTCCCCATGAAGAGCTTCGTTAAGCAGAATTATGCACTGCTCAGTTTTGAGAGCATGTGACTCAAGATCGGAAAAAGTTAAAGTTTTGTCACCTTTGAGCAAAGCACTAAATAAAGCACGAGATAACCAATCTTTGAGAATGCCGATACAACCAACACAGCGCTCATAGCAGAAGTCCCAATGTTTGAGCAAATCAGGTTCAATTTGCAATGGTAAATGTCGTTGGAATGTTTGTACTATACCTTGAAAAGCTCTTAAATCTTCTGAATTGTCTGCTTTATAGCTGTTGCGGCTCGCAAACATAAACGCTCCGGCTTGCAAACAAGAAAATTCTTGGCTCACATTAGTTGCAAATCAGATTGGACTTCGGCTCACATTAATTGCAAACAGACTCATTATTATTTGCAATGGGCTTGCAATCATCCGACTTGGCTCACATTAATTGCAAATAAGCCGAATGCCTGCTCAGCAACTGTTGGATAGAGCAATATAAAATCCTTTGGGCGTTGCTATCTCTCCTTTATCCCTTGAGTAATGCAAGCTTGTCTTTCACTTGCTGTCGGCTACTTTGAGTGTACCGAACCGTGGTTTGAATAGCTGGAGTTCCCTTTTTGGTGATATGACCAAGATAATAAGCAACCTCCTCCAAAGTCCATCCTGCTTCACGCGCTCGGTGAGCGAAATCATGACGCAGATCATGAAAAGTTACATCATGGATGAGTTCCCACTCAGAAACAGTTGCTTGTGCTTTAATGTTTTTCCACCAGCGATGAATGCCGGCTTCGGTCAGCCTCTCATTGCGCTGAGAGGTAAAAGTGTAATCACTCTCAGTATCTCGCCCGCCGTGATGAATATATTCATACATTGGTTTTCGGACAGCGTTAATTAGATCAATATCTCGCGCCTTACCACCCTTGTAACCAACGTGCAACCAGCCAACTTTGGGGCCAATATGGGTATGCTCTATCCGTAGCCAGGAAACATCACTCACGCGACAACCAGCCCAGTACCCCAATGCAAACACAGCCATGCTACGTGGATGACCATCTTTTTCGATCAGGTTGCGTAAAATATAACGTTGGTCAGGAGTCAATTGTCTGGGGGCTAAAAGTGGCTGGGCTGGAATGTTTAATCCTCTGGTGGGGTTGCGACGTAAAATTCCCTTCTCCTCAATGAGCCAACGGGCAAAACCACTGACAGCAGATTTAACCCGTGCTTGGTGAGCAATGCTGTAACCTGACGTATCTAGATAGGCGAGATAAATTTCCATCGCCGTTTTGGTCAACTGTTCGGGTTGAAAATCTCCTCCACTCCCAGGATGTTCTACAATCCAAAGAAGAAGCTGCCTAATGATACGCATATAGGCATCAATAGTGCTATGCGTTTTACCTTTTAGGAACGCCTCATACTCTATGAGTAGTGCTTCGGCTTCAGATAAGTAAAGTGTATCCACAGCACCAAACTTCCTTCAAAAATTTCTGTGGTGAGTTTTCAAGCCTCATTTGAAGCTAATCTATCTCAAATTGTTATACTTTTTCACCTAACTGGCAACAGAATGTAATTTCTGTGGTCAGTTTTCTGCTACAAACTTAAAGATAAGGACAGTACATGAGGCGAACATACAGGCGAGCATGATCCGCAAGAAAATTCCAGCAGAAGCTTTAACCAACTTGCGTCATCGACTTGATATGTTACCAAGCCGTTGCCAAGAACGTCGGCAACTCATGGAAGAAACAGCTTCATTGTATGGAGTGTCTATTGATACTCTATATCGTGCTTTGCGTAACTCATCACGCCCCAAATCGATCAACC
This window of the Nostoc sp. ATCC 53789 genome carries:
- a CDS encoding TnsA endonuclease N-terminal domain-containing protein, producing the protein MLDNLEFNNWCRQQDLSQAGQAIIEEIRSSNPSRRVTGARKNVCGSYPSRKMGCTIQFESHHNELARIYELEHDPCVLEYYDQPPAIELVYQSKSGRKNRHQYTPDFFIIRTDSAFWEECKTELELNKLNELNPNRYCKNSDGKWHCPPGEEYAHGHGLDFHVWSDALINWNFQQNLIWLLDYFGYSSEIIDETEQSLIVNTVNNHLGMTLTELLKNEEINPDVLYWLIATDKLYVELNKVKLSQPETVFVFINQNVALSYEHLNSIESTTQTSNQILLQIAVGTNIYWDGESWEIVNTGTTTTGLLRADGKLIELPNLAFTALIDTGKIVGDKTTQTSNIKISRWLQLNIR
- a CDS encoding TniQ family protein, which gives rise to MPVENLKLYQSWELEQPILPERSRLFSLPPVGVGTAIVESLSSYLIRLADAHGITVGGLIRYYIAPLFFLNEQPPGLSKKDAIELVVVRLRKELAILQQPTAQFWLSQTQHVSKVVNVLEILTGRKDISYLTLLPWKTWRLSFNHIFHTQQRWCAGCYQDWRDANTPVYQPLLWALEPVTVCPYHQRYLQIYCLCYGHTQPFFQPQKLNGYCHECDAWLGRNLDLPSHSRSKGRKFDRDLWIAQALGNLLAATPSLHTNPLIRETKVTPKRTLPTLYKFLRWCYKLSLSPVEGLNLLEIQ
- a CDS encoding tyrosine-type recombinase/integrase; this translates as MDTLYLSEAEALLIEYEAFLKGKTHSTIDAYMRIIRQLLLWIVEHPGSGGDFQPEQLTKTAMEIYLAYLDTSGYSIAHQARVKSAVSGFARWLIEEKGILRRNPTRGLNIPAQPLLAPRQLTPDQRYILRNLIEKDGHPRSMAVFALGYWAGCRVSDVSWLRIEHTHIGPKVGWLHVGYKGGKARDIDLINAVRKPMYEYIHHGGRDTESDYTFTSQRNERLTEAGIHRWWKNIKAQATVSEWELIHDVTFHDLRHDFAHRAREAGWTLEEVAYYLGHITKKGTPAIQTTVRYTQSSRQQVKDKLALLKG